A section of the Desulforegula conservatrix Mb1Pa genome encodes:
- a CDS encoding D-alanine--D-alanine ligase, translating into MKKLRIALLAGGTSPEREVSLSSGREVLAALDKSKYDVVFYDTKTEVSKLINDAADIDAALIILHGPYGEDGRIQGLLDLFDIPYQGSGVLGSAVAMNKLASKRLLVQAGVSTPAFDVVYSKPGWKDRIHGLDKLGLPVVIKPASGGSSIGMSIVKSAEDMESALEKAFIEDDCALVEEYIAGRELTCGVIGNGAGLEALPIIEIIPGKDHEYFDFVAKYTTGEALEICPAEIDRKIADKVMKLAEESHKALFCEIYSRTDMMLREDGELFVLETNTIPGMTANSLLPKSAKAAGYNFPEFLDRLIDLTLKQKKSKAAS; encoded by the coding sequence ATGAAAAAACTCAGAATAGCACTTCTTGCAGGCGGAACCTCGCCGGAGCGAGAAGTTTCACTAAGCAGCGGCCGTGAAGTTCTCGCCGCACTCGATAAATCAAAATATGATGTTGTTTTCTACGACACCAAGACCGAAGTCTCAAAACTGATTAATGATGCCGCAGATATAGATGCCGCCTTGATCATCCTGCATGGCCCTTACGGTGAAGACGGGAGAATACAGGGGCTTCTTGACCTGTTTGACATTCCATATCAGGGATCGGGCGTCCTGGGCAGCGCAGTGGCCATGAACAAGCTGGCATCAAAAAGACTTCTTGTTCAGGCTGGCGTATCCACACCGGCTTTTGACGTTGTATACTCAAAACCAGGCTGGAAAGACAGAATCCATGGACTTGACAAACTCGGCCTTCCGGTTGTTATCAAACCTGCTTCAGGCGGATCAAGCATAGGGATGTCAATAGTAAAGTCAGCGGAAGACATGGAATCAGCACTTGAAAAGGCGTTTATCGAAGATGACTGCGCTCTTGTTGAAGAATATATTGCGGGAAGGGAACTTACCTGCGGGGTGATAGGAAACGGGGCTGGCCTTGAAGCTTTGCCCATAATTGAAATCATTCCGGGCAAAGATCATGAATATTTTGACTTTGTGGCCAAATACACTACTGGCGAAGCTCTGGAAATTTGCCCTGCTGAAATTGACAGAAAAATAGCTGATAAAGTCATGAAACTCGCTGAAGAGTCCCACAAGGCCCTTTTCTGTGAGATATACAGCAGAACAGACATGATGCTGAGGGAAGACGGAGAGCTTTTCGTGCTTGAAACAAATACAATTCCAGGAATGACCGCCAACAGCCTGCTCCCTAAATCAGCAAAGGCGGCTGGCTACAATTTCCCGGAATTTCTTGACAGGCTTATTGACCTGACTCTCAAACAGAAAAAATCTAAGGCAGCGTCTTAG
- a CDS encoding RelA/SpoT family protein, with protein sequence MIRITDILDTITDLQPDADLDLVDRAYVYSAKVHDGQKRLSGEPYLTHPLEVAGILANMNLDVVSIAAGLLHDVIEDTHATEEEIRQTFGPEVAHIVSAVTKISKLPFHTSEYREAESIRKMVLAMADDIRVIIVKLADRLHNMRTIGFHKKEEKKKKIAQETLDIYSPIASRLGIYWMKNELEDICFKAIDPESYEKLQSLVNTDPKERDAYVQKVKDLIYQKMQESNIDCEVMGRFKQPYSLYTKMKKQGLNFDQIYDLIAFRIITDSESRCYDALGQVHRLWLPVPGKFKDYIAAPKENGYQSLHTSVIGPYGELMEIQIRTREMDDVARSGIAAHWSYKEGKPIDEKTGEIFAWLQNLVENQANFRNPEEFMEGIRLDLYPDEVHVFTPGGDVKVLPKGATPVDFAYAVHSQVGDRCCGAKVNGRIVQLEHELNNGDRIEIITSVHHKPSRDWLNSVKTAKAKAKIRQYFRMLEDERSLSLGKEVCEGYFRKKGVAFASFLKSEDMPKAIESLGCRNLDDLLIQIGFGKLTPGKLFKKLVPVEEEEQASSIQVGSIIKKFMSGISRKKKSSGTTGVLVSGMDDVLMRFGKCCQPLPGDPIMGYITHGQGITIHSSSCPQALAMNPERRIDAEWDTDAKSEPIYPVQIRVSSSDRVGLLAEISTEISKLGANISKFGGETKDGMVEIDYFISVKNLAHLNNILSNIGRLPSVSNARRIYS encoded by the coding sequence ATGATAAGAATCACAGACATTCTTGATACCATTACGGATTTGCAACCTGATGCGGATCTTGATCTGGTTGACAGGGCTTATGTTTACTCAGCCAAGGTTCATGACGGGCAGAAAAGACTCTCAGGTGAGCCATATCTGACCCATCCGCTCGAAGTTGCGGGCATTCTTGCCAATATGAATCTTGATGTGGTGAGCATAGCCGCCGGCCTTCTCCACGACGTAATTGAAGACACGCATGCCACCGAAGAAGAGATCCGCCAGACTTTTGGACCAGAAGTCGCACATATTGTTTCAGCTGTTACAAAGATAAGCAAACTCCCCTTTCATACATCTGAATATAGGGAAGCTGAGAGCATCAGAAAAATGGTTCTTGCCATGGCTGATGATATAAGGGTTATCATCGTAAAGCTTGCAGACCGCCTTCATAATATGAGAACCATCGGCTTTCACAAGAAAGAGGAAAAAAAGAAAAAGATAGCCCAGGAAACCCTGGATATCTATTCTCCCATTGCTTCACGTCTTGGCATCTACTGGATGAAAAACGAGCTTGAGGACATCTGCTTCAAGGCCATTGATCCTGAATCATATGAAAAGCTCCAGAGCCTTGTTAATACCGATCCAAAAGAACGCGACGCTTATGTCCAAAAGGTCAAAGACCTGATTTATCAGAAGATGCAGGAATCGAATATTGACTGTGAGGTCATGGGCAGGTTTAAGCAGCCATACAGTCTTTATACTAAAATGAAAAAACAGGGGCTCAACTTCGATCAGATCTATGATCTTATAGCTTTCAGGATTATTACCGACTCGGAAAGCAGATGCTACGATGCCCTAGGCCAGGTTCACCGTCTATGGTTGCCTGTACCCGGAAAATTCAAGGATTATATCGCAGCGCCTAAGGAAAACGGATATCAGTCGCTCCATACCTCTGTGATCGGCCCTTATGGGGAGTTGATGGAGATACAGATCAGAACCAGAGAGATGGACGATGTGGCAAGATCGGGGATTGCCGCTCACTGGAGCTACAAGGAAGGTAAGCCCATTGATGAAAAAACGGGCGAGATTTTTGCCTGGCTCCAGAATCTTGTGGAAAACCAGGCGAATTTCAGGAACCCTGAAGAATTCATGGAAGGAATCCGTCTGGATTTATATCCTGATGAGGTTCATGTATTCACGCCAGGAGGGGATGTCAAGGTTCTTCCCAAAGGAGCGACTCCAGTCGATTTTGCCTATGCGGTTCACTCCCAGGTTGGTGACAGATGCTGCGGAGCCAAGGTGAACGGCAGAATTGTTCAACTTGAACATGAGCTGAATAATGGTGACAGGATTGAAATTATAACATCAGTGCACCACAAACCGAGCAGGGACTGGCTTAACAGCGTAAAAACGGCAAAGGCAAAGGCAAAAATTCGCCAGTATTTCAGGATGCTTGAGGATGAACGCAGTCTGTCGCTGGGGAAAGAAGTCTGTGAAGGCTATTTCAGAAAAAAAGGCGTTGCTTTTGCAAGTTTCCTGAAATCGGAAGATATGCCGAAGGCAATAGAATCTCTTGGATGCAGAAACCTGGATGATCTTCTTATTCAGATAGGATTTGGCAAACTCACCCCAGGCAAGCTTTTCAAAAAACTGGTTCCTGTCGAGGAGGAGGAACAAGCCTCTTCAATCCAGGTCGGGTCCATAATTAAAAAATTTATGTCAGGAATAAGCCGCAAGAAAAAAAGCTCCGGCACCACAGGTGTTCTTGTAAGCGGGATGGACGATGTTCTGATGAGATTTGGAAAATGCTGTCAGCCTTTGCCTGGTGATCCTATAATGGGATATATTACCCACGGGCAGGGAATTACTATTCATAGCTCAAGTTGCCCCCAGGCGCTTGCCATGAATCCTGAAAGAAGAATCGACGCGGAATGGGATACAGATGCCAAATCAGAGCCAATTTACCCTGTTCAGATCAGGGTCAGCTCTTCTGACCGTGTCGGCCTGCTTGCGGAAATTTCAACGGAAATAAGCAAGCTTGGCGCAAATATATCAAAATTTGGGGGAGAGACCAAAGATGGAATGGTTGAGATAGACTATTTTATCTCGGTGAAAAATCTTGCCCACTTGAATAATATCCTTAGTAATATCGGAAGGCTTCCGAGCGTATCAAATGCCAGAAGGATATATTCATAA
- the ispG gene encoding flavodoxin-dependent (E)-4-hydroxy-3-methylbut-2-enyl-diphosphate synthase produces the protein MFDIHRRKSRTIKVGCVEVGGDAQISVQSMTNTKTADVDATAKQILALEDAGCEIVRVAVPDEGSARAIKDIKKKIAIPVIADIHFDHRLALISAEAGADGLRINPGNIGSMEKVRAVSDCARFHGIPIRIGVNAGSLDTDLTDKHGGATPAAMVESALRQIDMLESIGFMDIKVSLKASDVPRTVSAYRMLASKTDVPLHLGITEAGGLFPGLVKSSLGIGMLLAEGIGDTFRVSLTRDPVEEIRAGYEILKALGIRRRGPEIVSCPTCGRCGIDLIGLAENVEKALLGSRLNLKIAIMGCVVNGPGEAKEADIGVAGGDGVGILFKKGKVVKKIPQELLFETLLAEIKNMENYQA, from the coding sequence ATGTTTGATATTCATAGAAGAAAGTCCAGAACAATAAAAGTTGGATGCGTTGAAGTCGGTGGAGATGCACAGATTTCTGTCCAGTCCATGACCAACACAAAAACAGCTGATGTAGATGCAACTGCGAAGCAGATACTCGCCCTTGAAGATGCAGGATGTGAGATAGTCCGTGTGGCTGTTCCTGATGAAGGATCAGCGAGGGCAATCAAGGACATAAAAAAGAAAATCGCTATTCCTGTCATAGCAGATATTCATTTTGATCACAGACTTGCACTTATTTCAGCCGAAGCAGGGGCTGATGGTCTGCGTATAAATCCCGGTAATATAGGGTCAATGGAAAAAGTCAGGGCTGTTTCAGATTGCGCAAGGTTTCATGGAATTCCCATAAGAATAGGGGTCAATGCAGGTTCACTTGACACTGACCTGACTGACAAGCATGGAGGCGCTACTCCTGCCGCAATGGTTGAAAGCGCGCTCAGGCAGATAGATATGCTTGAATCCATAGGCTTCATGGATATAAAGGTGTCATTAAAGGCCTCGGATGTTCCGAGAACAGTTTCAGCTTACAGAATGCTTGCATCTAAAACAGACGTTCCTCTACATCTTGGAATAACAGAAGCTGGCGGTCTTTTCCCAGGGCTTGTCAAATCGTCTCTTGGCATAGGCATGCTTCTGGCAGAAGGAATTGGCGACACATTCAGGGTTTCGCTCACAAGGGATCCTGTGGAAGAAATAAGAGCTGGATATGAGATTCTCAAGGCTCTCGGAATAAGAAGACGCGGGCCAGAAATTGTCTCCTGCCCTACATGCGGAAGATGCGGCATTGATCTGATAGGTCTTGCGGAAAATGTTGAAAAAGCTCTTCTGGGGAGCAGGCTCAATCTGAAAATAGCAATTATGGGCTGTGTGGTAAATGGCCCTGGCGAGGCTAAAGAAGCGGATATCGGTGTTGCAGGAGGAGATGGGGTCGGCATTCTTTTTAAAAAAGGAAAGGTCGTAAAAAAGATTCCTCAGGAGCTTCTTTTTGAAACACTTCTTGCGGAAATAAAAAATATGGAAAACTATCAGGCTTAA
- a CDS encoding DsrE family protein — protein sequence MKFKVVFHVNTDADGPFQTACLNIQNMLKDSEAIEHGADIILLLNGPAILRLKNNANRNDLDTVSMLAEKGVRFKICNNSLIKFELSKNDMHPSCEVVPAGVMALIKLQADGYAYIKP from the coding sequence ATGAAATTCAAAGTGGTTTTCCATGTAAATACTGATGCTGACGGCCCATTCCAAACAGCCTGCTTAAACATCCAGAATATGCTAAAAGATAGTGAAGCCATTGAACACGGAGCTGACATAATTCTTCTTTTAAACGGCCCGGCGATTCTCAGGCTTAAAAATAATGCCAACCGCAATGACCTTGATACAGTTAGTATGCTTGCCGAGAAAGGAGTCAGATTCAAGATCTGCAATAATTCCCTTATTAAATTTGAGCTTTCAAAAAATGACATGCATCCTTCCTGCGAAGTAGTTCCTGCGGGAGTAATGGCACTTATCAAACTTCAGGCTGACGGTTACGCATATATTAAGCCATAA
- the proS gene encoding proline--tRNA ligase — protein sequence MNDQVQTAITPKRHEDYPEWYQQVIKASDMAENSPVRGCMVIKPWGYALWENIMRELDFMFKKTGVKNAYFPLFIPLSFLEKEAEHVEGFAKECAVVTHHRLETADGGGLVPAGKLSEPLVVRPTSETIIGDAFSKWISSYRDLPMLINQWANVVRWEMRTRIFLRTSEFLWQEGHTAHATAEDAIDRTKMMLDIYADFAERFLAIPVIKGRKTPSERFPGAVDTMCIEAMMQDRKALQAGTSHFLGQNFAKASDIRFQSSEKREEYAWTTSWGVSTRLIGGMIMTHADDDGVIMPPRVAPSHIVLLPIYKKAGDKQKVLEYVRNLAAELMEKTYFGRPIMVEVDERDTGGARGWEWIKKGIPVRIEIGPRDMEKDALFVARRDKSPKEKQSIPRAQFVEEISSFLDSIQNNLFERAKAYREENTVNIDTNSDFYAYFTPKNAEKNEIHGGFAMAHWCENPACEEKIKDDMSVTIRCIPFDAKDEEGICVCCGAKSNKRVLFSKAY from the coding sequence ATGAATGATCAGGTTCAGACAGCCATTACACCAAAAAGACATGAAGATTATCCTGAATGGTACCAGCAGGTTATAAAAGCATCTGATATGGCAGAAAATTCGCCTGTAAGGGGCTGTATGGTCATTAAACCATGGGGCTATGCTCTATGGGAAAATATAATGCGTGAACTGGATTTCATGTTCAAAAAGACAGGGGTTAAAAATGCGTATTTCCCGCTTTTTATACCATTAAGTTTTCTTGAAAAAGAAGCAGAGCATGTTGAAGGTTTTGCAAAAGAATGCGCCGTTGTCACCCATCACAGGCTGGAAACAGCTGATGGCGGCGGGCTGGTTCCTGCGGGCAAGCTGTCCGAGCCTCTTGTTGTCAGACCAACATCTGAAACCATAATTGGCGACGCTTTTTCAAAATGGATTTCGAGCTACCGCGACCTGCCAATGCTCATCAATCAATGGGCAAATGTTGTGAGATGGGAAATGCGAACCAGGATCTTCCTGAGGACAAGCGAGTTTCTTTGGCAGGAGGGACACACTGCGCACGCAACCGCCGAGGATGCCATTGACCGTACAAAGATGATGCTGGATATTTATGCGGATTTTGCGGAAAGGTTCCTTGCTATTCCTGTCATAAAAGGAAGAAAAACTCCCTCCGAGAGATTCCCTGGCGCTGTTGACACAATGTGCATAGAAGCCATGATGCAGGACAGAAAGGCTCTTCAGGCCGGTACATCTCATTTTCTTGGGCAGAATTTTGCAAAAGCTTCGGACATCAGATTCCAGTCATCGGAAAAAAGAGAGGAATATGCCTGGACTACTTCATGGGGGGTTTCAACACGTCTCATCGGCGGCATGATCATGACCCATGCCGACGATGACGGAGTCATCATGCCTCCGAGGGTTGCGCCTTCACATATTGTTCTCCTTCCTATTTATAAGAAAGCCGGAGATAAGCAAAAGGTACTTGAATATGTTAGAAATCTTGCTGCGGAGCTTATGGAAAAAACATATTTTGGCAGGCCAATCATGGTTGAGGTTGATGAAAGGGACACAGGAGGAGCAAGGGGCTGGGAATGGATTAAAAAAGGCATCCCTGTGAGAATTGAAATAGGGCCAAGGGATATGGAAAAAGACGCACTTTTTGTGGCAAGAAGGGACAAGAGTCCAAAGGAAAAGCAGTCCATTCCAAGAGCCCAGTTTGTTGAAGAGATTTCGTCCTTCCTTGACAGCATTCAGAATAATCTCTTTGAAAGAGCCAAAGCGTACAGGGAAGAAAACACTGTAAACATCGACACAAATTCCGATTTTTATGCTTATTTTACTCCAAAAAATGCGGAGAAGAATGAAATCCATGGCGGGTTTGCCATGGCTCACTGGTGTGAAAATCCAGCTTGCGAGGAAAAAATTAAGGACGATATGAGTGTAACTATCAGATGTATTCCTTTTGATGCTAAAGATGAAGAAGGGATATGTGTGTGTTGCGGAGCAAAAAGCAATAAAAGGGTTCTTTTTTCCAAGGCTTATTGA
- a CDS encoding DnaJ family domain-containing protein, protein MLPGFDKIVEERILAAQKRGQFKRLPGEGSPLDIPDDGHIPEDLRLAYKILKNADCLPPEIELKKEILKTEELLEGMKDELLRYKTMKKLNYLIMKLNTVRKTRVSFETPERYEPEIVSKLSDTKQSGSKTSI, encoded by the coding sequence ATGCTTCCTGGTTTTGATAAAATAGTCGAGGAAAGAATCCTGGCTGCTCAGAAGCGCGGACAATTCAAAAGGCTCCCTGGTGAAGGAAGCCCCCTTGATATTCCTGACGACGGTCATATACCTGAAGATCTGAGGCTGGCTTATAAGATACTGAAAAATGCAGACTGTCTTCCTCCTGAAATTGAGCTGAAAAAAGAGATTCTGAAAACGGAAGAGCTTCTTGAAGGCATGAAGGATGAACTGCTGAGATATAAAACAATGAAAAAACTTAATTATCTGATAATGAAGCTAAATACGGTAAGAAAGACAAGGGTTTCATTTGAAACTCCTGAGCGTTATGAACCTGAAATAGTATCAAAGCTATCTGATACAAAACAATCTGGTTCAAAAACATCAATTTAG
- a CDS encoding TetR/AcrR family transcriptional regulator has protein sequence MSVRSSVLERLRANERETKKSLIMDVFIALAEEEKSFARISLGEIANAVGISTTTIYQYFQNKDDLLVETFLRELHNIDEYITEKLESEKNPSVQSVIWGSIDYLLDHESSHQVLNYFMLQGNMTPEIMDRIAKMPLSFLDVVSDAFADAGLYKGKRFISHIFLSVVLGGLMAFKSFGYGTADEIRSHLPELTQFAIHSFFGGRNAK, from the coding sequence ATGTCAGTCAGATCATCGGTGCTTGAAAGGCTCAGGGCAAATGAAAGAGAAACCAAAAAGAGTCTTATAATGGATGTCTTTATTGCTCTGGCAGAAGAAGAAAAATCTTTTGCGAGGATAAGCCTTGGAGAGATCGCCAATGCTGTGGGGATATCCACCACAACAATATATCAGTATTTTCAGAACAAGGATGACCTTCTGGTTGAGACTTTTCTAAGGGAACTGCATAATATTGATGAATACATAACCGAGAAGCTTGAATCCGAGAAAAATCCGTCTGTTCAGTCCGTGATCTGGGGCAGCATAGATTACCTGCTTGATCATGAGTCAAGCCATCAGGTTCTGAATTATTTCATGCTCCAGGGTAATATGACCCCGGAAATAATGGACAGAATAGCAAAAATGCCGCTCAGTTTTCTTGATGTCGTATCGGATGCGTTTGCTGATGCAGGTCTTTATAAGGGCAAAAGGTTCATCTCCCATATTTTTCTTTCAGTCGTTCTTGGAGGCCTGATGGCATTCAAAAGCTTTGGCTATGGTACGGCTGACGAAATAAGATCCCATCTTCCGGAACTTACCCAGTTTGCTATTCACAGCTTTTTTGGCGGAAGAAACGCCAAATAA